A window from Rutidosis leptorrhynchoides isolate AG116_Rl617_1_P2 unplaced genomic scaffold, CSIRO_AGI_Rlap_v1 contig306, whole genome shotgun sequence encodes these proteins:
- the LOC139882765 gene encoding uncharacterized protein, with the protein MEQENISDQISEVRQLLSQLKIIEEEKETYEHKNYNIDDDKEEVVYGYESEDDLPFRMKLEEIPESTSGHKRRREFYHNDYMNEKGYTKQNDKWKKFPDEYTPSIKTNIDILNLDCVQNKEEALTLWMNNTGLLIQLEKIFQNFNPNLVWTFVTYKVTGSVKNYLQTLSQAQIDILLREKTINSEVFFTLVDTINREFLGKDDVDKKKATEAAEAEKALWHLNNIQICNICWLCNEEGHYANKCPNKKKTENKEKLKILNIAIENCLEPIEDSDSEIEEIYELLSDSSQPNSSEEEYSSSDE; encoded by the exons ATGGAACAAGAAAATATATCGGACCAAATATCAGAAGTAAGGCAACTTCTATCCCAACTAAAAATtattgaagaagaaaaagaaacttATGAGCATAAAAATTACAATATAGATGATGATAAAGAAGAAGTAGTATATGGGTACGAATCAGAAGATGATTTACCATTTAGAATGAAACTAGAGGAAATTCCAGAATCAACTTCAGGTCATAAAAGAAGAAGAGAATTTTATCATAATGATTATATGAATGAAAAAGGATATACTAAACAAAATGACAAATGGAAAAAATTTCCTGACGAATATACACCatcaattaaaactaatatagataTTCTAAATCTAGACTGTGTTCAAAATAAAGAAGAGGCTTTAACTCTTTGGATGAATAATACAGGATTATTAATTCAACTAGAAAAAATATTTCAAAATTTTAATCCTAATCTAGTATGGacctttgttacttacaaagtGACAGGATCTGTAAAAAACTATTTACAAACTCTATCACAAGCACAAATAGATATCTTACTAAGAGAAAAAACAATAAATTCAGAAGTTTTCTTCACATTAGTAGATACCATAAATAGAGAATTCCTAGGAAAAGATGATGTAGATAAGAAAAAAGCAACTGAAGCTGCTGAAGCAGAAAAAGCTTTATGGCATCTTAACAACATACAAATTTGCAATAT ATGCTGGCTCTGTAATGAAGAAGGCCATTATGCAAACAAATGTCCCAATAAGAAGAAGACTGAAAATAAAGAAAAACTAAAAATCTTAAATATAGCAATAGAAAACTGTCTAGAACCAATAGAAGATTCAGATTCCGAAATAGAAGAAATATATGAATTACTATCTGATAGTAGTCAACCTAATAGTTCGGAAGAAGAATATTCATCTTCAGATGAATAA